Proteins encoded together in one Polaribacter reichenbachii window:
- a CDS encoding CocE/NonD family hydrolase, with the protein MKTKFIVFLVSIFIFISCNSSEEKEVKKDTFVVDNYTKKEVDIEMRDGKKLHTTIYSPKDTSKEYPILMQRTPYSSAPYGEGKMKSKIGPNVHLMKEGNIVVYQDVRGRWMSEGVYDNMRAYKPNKKENESDEVSDTYDTIDWLVKNVENNNGNVGTWGISYPGHYATVSAIDAHPALKAASPQACIGDFFFDDFHHNGAFLLSYFRAISLFGTYKDTPTDTSWYSFPKMNSQDQYQFFLDKGPLKNLNEFFQYDKLDVNSTASEDRIDDFFWKEIVEHPNYDENWQSKGIIQHMGKVPSTVATMIVGGWFDAEDLYGPLETYKGIEKNGKENYNTMVFGPWDHGKWSRNTVKNTVGNYYFGDSISLKFQSEIETKFFNHFLKGKGDKNSGLPEAYVFDSGKKEWKSYDSWPPKNVVKEDWFLSENQELTSSKKSTSKINFISDVKRPVPYSEDIKTVFTPRKYMTDDQRFAARRPDVLVFETDVLSEDFTLAGDILAKLKIATTGTAADWIVKVIDVHPTDTKEDNEGLQDHLKMSNYHLMVRSEVLRGRFRNSFAKPEPFIPNKKTDVNIKLQDVFHTFKKGHKLQIQVQSTWFPLIDLNPQTYVDNIYKADEADFKTQTHTVFTDSSIEFSVLKD; encoded by the coding sequence ATGAAAACAAAATTTATTGTATTTTTAGTAAGCATTTTTATTTTTATTTCCTGTAATTCATCCGAAGAAAAAGAAGTGAAAAAAGACACTTTTGTAGTTGATAATTACACAAAAAAAGAAGTAGATATAGAAATGAGAGATGGCAAAAAACTCCATACTACAATTTATTCTCCTAAAGATACTTCTAAAGAATATCCTATTTTAATGCAAAGAACTCCATATAGTTCTGCTCCTTATGGAGAAGGTAAAATGAAATCTAAAATTGGTCCAAATGTTCATTTAATGAAAGAGGGTAATATTGTGGTTTATCAAGATGTTAGAGGTAGATGGATGAGTGAAGGCGTTTATGATAATATGCGTGCTTACAAACCAAATAAAAAAGAAAACGAATCTGATGAGGTTTCTGATACTTACGATACTATAGATTGGTTAGTTAAAAACGTAGAAAATAATAACGGAAATGTGGGTACTTGGGGTATTTCTTATCCTGGGCATTATGCAACAGTTTCTGCTATAGATGCGCATCCTGCTTTAAAAGCAGCTTCTCCACAAGCTTGTATTGGCGATTTTTTCTTTGATGATTTTCATCATAATGGAGCTTTTTTATTAAGTTATTTTAGAGCAATTTCTCTTTTTGGTACTTATAAAGACACACCAACAGATACTTCTTGGTATTCTTTTCCAAAAATGAATTCTCAAGATCAATACCAATTTTTCTTAGATAAAGGGCCTTTAAAAAACTTAAACGAATTTTTTCAGTACGATAAATTAGACGTAAACTCAACAGCTTCTGAAGATAGAATTGATGATTTTTTCTGGAAAGAAATTGTAGAACATCCAAATTATGATGAGAATTGGCAAAGTAAAGGAATTATTCAACATATGGGTAAAGTGCCAAGCACTGTAGCAACAATGATTGTTGGTGGTTGGTTTGATGCCGAAGATTTATACGGACCCTTAGAAACGTATAAAGGAATAGAAAAAAACGGAAAAGAAAACTACAATACAATGGTTTTTGGTCCTTGGGATCATGGAAAATGGTCTAGAAATACTGTAAAGAATACAGTTGGTAATTATTATTTTGGCGATTCTATTTCTTTAAAATTTCAATCAGAAATCGAAACAAAATTCTTTAATCATTTCTTAAAAGGTAAAGGTGATAAAAATTCAGGATTACCAGAAGCTTATGTTTTTGATTCAGGTAAAAAAGAATGGAAATCTTATGATTCTTGGCCACCAAAAAATGTAGTAAAAGAAGATTGGTTTTTATCTGAAAATCAAGAATTAACTTCAAGTAAAAAATCAACATCAAAAATTAATTTTATTAGTGATGTTAAACGTCCTGTACCATATTCTGAGGATATTAAAACCGTTTTTACTCCAAGAAAATATATGACAGACGATCAACGTTTTGCAGCAAGAAGACCAGATGTTTTGGTTTTTGAAACTGATGTTTTATCAGAAGATTTTACATTGGCTGGTGATATTTTAGCAAAATTAAAAATTGCTACAACTGGTACTGCAGCAGATTGGATTGTAAAAGTAATTGATGTGCATCCTACAGATACAAAAGAAGATAATGAAGGTTTACAAGATCATTTAAAAATGAGCAATTATCATTTAATGGTTAGGAGCGAAGTTTTAAGAGGGCGTTTTAGAAATAGTTTTGCAAAACCAGAACCTTTTATACCAAACAAAAAAACGGATGTAAATATTAAATTGCAAGATGTTTTTCATACGTTTAAAAAAGGACATAAATTACAGATTCAAGTGCAAAGTACTTGGTTTCCTTTAATCGATTTAAATCCGCAGACTTATGTAGATAATATTTATAAAGCAGACGAGGCAGACTTTAAAACTCAAACGCACACTGTTTTTACAGATTCTAGTATTGAGTTTTCAGTTTTAAAAGATTAG
- a CDS encoding DJ-1/PfpI family protein has protein sequence MKNTVLLLLTFIFFSCSNNKIDKTHIPKKEFPELVEGRYNVAFLIMDGTFNTELTAPFDIFQHTIYRENIKAMNVFTVANTDKPITTFEGIKMLPDFNYLKDSLPKIDILVVPSAEHHLDSDLENEALINFVKQVDKEATYVTSHCDGAFVLAKAGLLNNKVSTTFPSDIDKMRTMFPDLDIRKEVFFVHDNKYITSAGGAKSFEAALYLCEFLYGKEIAQSLAGGLVIDWNLDNVPHLIIE, from the coding sequence ATGAAAAATACAGTTTTATTACTTTTAACTTTTATATTTTTTAGTTGTTCTAATAACAAAATTGATAAAACTCACATACCCAAAAAAGAATTTCCTGAATTAGTAGAAGGTAGATATAATGTTGCTTTTCTAATTATGGACGGAACTTTCAACACAGAATTAACAGCTCCTTTTGATATTTTTCAGCACACCATTTACAGAGAAAACATAAAAGCAATGAATGTGTTTACAGTAGCAAATACAGATAAACCTATTACCACATTCGAAGGAATTAAAATGCTACCAGATTTTAATTACCTAAAAGATTCATTACCAAAAATTGATATTTTAGTAGTGCCTTCTGCAGAACATCATCTAGATTCTGATTTAGAAAATGAAGCTTTAATTAACTTTGTAAAACAAGTAGATAAAGAAGCAACTTATGTAACTTCTCATTGTGATGGTGCTTTTGTTTTAGCTAAAGCTGGATTATTAAACAATAAAGTTTCTACAACTTTTCCTTCGGATATTGATAAAATGAGAACTATGTTTCCTGATTTAGATATTAGAAAAGAGGTTTTTTTCGTACACGATAACAAATACATTACTTCTGCAGGTGGTGCAAAATCTTTTGAAGCTGCTTTATATTTATGCGAATTTTTGTACGGAAAAGAAATTGCGCAATCTTTAGCTGGTGGTTTAGTCATTGACTGGAATTTAGACAATGTACCTCATTTAATTATCGAATAA
- a CDS encoding ExbD/TolR family protein, protein MSRKESPEINAGSMADIAFLLLIFFLVTTTMNVDTGINRKIPKKEPNSSTLTIKDKNILEVNINLNNEIFVDGKIVKPIELKQIAIDFIDNAGGLDIHQKPCDWCNGNQLPTSSDHPTKAFISVKTDRNTNYETYILTLDNLNSAYTHLRNKLALKMYGKNYVSILEDYKKTNHLDKSLEGKIKLIREKYPLLLSDVDIKN, encoded by the coding sequence ATGAGTAGAAAAGAATCTCCAGAAATTAATGCAGGATCAATGGCAGACATTGCATTTTTATTATTAATCTTCTTTTTAGTTACTACAACTATGAATGTAGATACAGGAATTAATCGAAAAATCCCAAAGAAAGAACCAAATTCATCAACATTAACCATTAAAGACAAAAATATTCTAGAGGTAAACATCAACCTTAATAATGAAATTTTTGTTGATGGTAAAATTGTAAAACCCATAGAATTGAAACAAATTGCTATCGATTTTATAGACAATGCTGGTGGTTTAGACATACATCAAAAACCTTGTGATTGGTGTAATGGAAATCAATTACCAACTTCTTCAGATCATCCAACAAAAGCATTTATATCTGTAAAAACAGATAGAAACACCAATTACGAAACATATATTTTAACGCTAGATAACTTGAACTCAGCTTACACACATTTAAGAAATAAATTGGCATTAAAAATGTATGGTAAAAATTATGTAAGCATACTTGAGGATTACAAAAAGACAAATCACCTAGATAAATCTCTAGAAGGAAAAATTAAATTAATTCGTGAAAAATATCCGTTATTATTATCAGATGTAGATATAAAAAACTGA
- the cdaA gene encoding diadenylate cyclase CdaA, producing the protein MLDFIEFSFLDILDILLVATLLYYIYKLLKGTVAINIFIGIALIFLIWKITQALKMEMLSGILGYLLSGGVIALIIVFQQEIRKFLLMIGTTNFSNKRSFLNQLKFLQTEIGSEIEAEKIVKACNNMSKNKTGALIVIERTNSLDFLINTGDQMNALVNEVILESIFFKNSPLHDGATIIRDNYVVATRVVLPISDSTKIPARFGLRHRAAIGVSEKTDAVCLLVSEETGEISYIKDGEFVLYTTQDELIEKIKKDSI; encoded by the coding sequence GTGTTAGATTTTATTGAGTTTTCTTTTTTAGATATTTTAGACATTTTGCTAGTTGCAACTTTACTCTATTATATTTACAAACTACTAAAAGGTACTGTAGCCATTAACATTTTTATTGGTATTGCTCTTATTTTCTTAATATGGAAAATTACACAGGCTTTAAAAATGGAAATGTTAAGTGGTATTTTAGGCTATTTACTTTCTGGTGGTGTTATTGCATTAATTATAGTTTTTCAGCAAGAAATTAGAAAGTTTTTATTGATGATTGGTACCACAAACTTTTCTAATAAAAGAAGCTTTTTAAATCAATTAAAGTTTTTACAAACTGAAATCGGCTCTGAAATTGAAGCTGAAAAAATAGTAAAAGCTTGTAATAATATGTCTAAAAATAAAACAGGTGCTTTAATAGTTATTGAACGTACCAACAGTTTAGATTTTTTAATTAATACTGGAGACCAGATGAATGCCTTAGTAAATGAGGTTATTTTAGAAAGTATATTTTTTAAAAACAGCCCTTTACACGATGGTGCAACAATTATTAGAGATAATTATGTGGTTGCAACTAGGGTTGTTTTACCCATTTCTGATAGCACTAAAATACCAGCAAGATTTGGTTTAAGACATAGAGCTGCAATTGGTGTTAGCGAAAAAACAGATGCAGTTTGTTTATTGGTTTCTGAAGAAACTGGCGAGATTTCTTATATAAAAGATGGTGAATTTGTGTTGTACACTACACAAGATGAATTAATAGAAAAGATTAAAAAAGATAGTATTTAA
- a CDS encoding ABC transporter ATP-binding protein, with the protein MAEKTGNAFDMQIFSRLMSFAKRYRLYFFIASSSTILLALFSVLSPLVLINTVNDYILSNDKVGLRNYTLLMFAILLVEVLLQFTFIYFANWVGQHIIRDIRAKIFRHILQFKMTYFDNNSVGKLVTRVVSDIETIAAFFSNGVFTILSDILKMLAVTIVMLVLNWKLALITLSILPILIYATKLFQVAIKATFQEVRNQVANLNGFVQERVTGMKIVQLFNREKIEYQNFKNINEKHKNANIKTIWYFSIFFPIAEILSSIGIGLIVWFGGGQVVQDSGISIGMIMGFIQFAQMLFRPLRQIADKFNQLQMGIVAGERVFKVIDTDSSIAKNGTIKAANLKGDINLENVRFSYIKDEEVLKGVTLDVKSGQTIAIVGATGAGKSTIINLINRFYEIDSGTIKIDGISVDDYTLESLRNQVAIVLQDVFLFSDSILNNITLKDENITLKEVEKAAKQIGIHDFIMTLPGGYQYNVKERGAMLSSGQRQLIAFLRAYVSKPSILILDEATSSVDAHAEQMIQYATDTITKDRTSIVIAHRLATIKQADKIIVMDKGLIVEEGSHQELLEKENGYYKNLYDKQFSLDVAS; encoded by the coding sequence TTGGCAGAAAAAACAGGGAATGCTTTTGATATGCAAATTTTTTCGAGACTAATGTCTTTCGCAAAACGCTATCGTTTGTATTTTTTTATTGCATCATCATCAACCATATTGTTAGCGCTATTTTCGGTTTTATCACCTTTAGTTTTAATAAATACGGTTAACGATTATATTTTATCTAACGATAAAGTTGGTTTAAGAAATTATACCTTATTAATGTTTGCTATTTTATTAGTAGAAGTTTTATTACAATTCACTTTTATCTATTTCGCAAATTGGGTTGGTCAGCATATAATTAGAGATATAAGAGCTAAAATCTTTAGACATATTTTGCAGTTTAAAATGACTTATTTTGATAATAATTCAGTTGGTAAATTAGTAACAAGAGTTGTTTCTGATATAGAAACAATTGCAGCTTTTTTTAGCAACGGAGTTTTTACTATTTTAAGTGATATTCTAAAAATGTTAGCAGTAACTATAGTTATGTTAGTGCTAAATTGGAAACTGGCATTGATTACTTTATCAATTTTACCAATCCTAATTTATGCAACAAAATTATTTCAAGTTGCTATAAAAGCTACTTTTCAAGAAGTAAGAAATCAAGTAGCCAACTTAAACGGATTTGTACAAGAACGAGTAACAGGAATGAAGATTGTACAATTGTTTAATCGTGAAAAAATAGAATATCAGAATTTTAAAAATATTAATGAAAAGCATAAAAATGCAAATATTAAAACCATTTGGTATTTCTCTATCTTTTTTCCAATCGCAGAAATTTTATCATCAATTGGTATAGGATTAATCGTTTGGTTTGGTGGAGGACAAGTTGTGCAAGATTCAGGTATTTCTATTGGTATGATAATGGGTTTTATTCAATTTGCCCAAATGTTATTCAGACCTTTACGTCAAATTGCTGATAAATTCAATCAGTTGCAAATGGGTATTGTTGCTGGTGAACGCGTTTTTAAAGTGATAGATACAGATAGTAGTATTGCTAAAAATGGTACTATAAAAGCAGCAAATTTAAAAGGTGACATCAATCTAGAAAATGTAAGATTTAGTTATATAAAAGATGAAGAAGTTTTAAAAGGTGTTACTTTAGATGTGAAATCGGGTCAGACAATTGCAATTGTTGGTGCAACAGGTGCAGGTAAATCTACCATTATCAATCTAATAAACCGTTTTTACGAAATAGATTCTGGTACAATTAAAATAGATGGTATTTCTGTAGATGATTATACTTTAGAAAGTTTAAGAAATCAGGTTGCTATTGTTTTGCAAGATGTGTTTTTGTTTTCAGATTCTATTCTAAATAATATCACTTTAAAAGATGAAAACATCACTTTAAAGGAAGTAGAAAAAGCTGCAAAGCAAATTGGTATTCACGATTTTATTATGACGCTTCCTGGAGGATATCAATATAATGTAAAAGAAAGAGGTGCAATGTTATCTTCTGGTCAAAGACAATTAATTGCGTTTTTAAGAGCTTATGTAAGTAAACCAAGTATCTTAATTTTAGACGAAGCCACTTCTTCTGTAGATGCTCACGCAGAACAAATGATTCAATATGCTACAGATACCATTACAAAAGACAGAACATCAATTGTAATTGCACATAGATTAGCGACTATAAAACAAGCTGATAAAATTATTGTAATGGATAAAGGTTTAATTGTTGAAGAAGGTTCTCATCAAGAATTATTAGAAAAAGAAAATGGCTATTATAAAAACCTTTACGACAAACAATTTAGTTTAGATGTCGCTTCTTAG